A single genomic interval of Bradyrhizobium sp. sBnM-33 harbors:
- a CDS encoding 6,7-dimethyl-8-ribityllumazine synthase, producing MNQMLQEPEVQSQTAEAHHVPDVPERPPAPVHPRFVKPQRIAFVQSSWHRDVVEECRIAFLEEIEARHITRAQVDLFEVPGSFEIPLHAQLLAKTRRYTAIVAAGLVVDGGIYRHEFVADTVIKALMDVQLRTEVPVFSAVLTPQQFHESAVHHEFFRKHFVIKGIEVAEACANTLHSLERLRGQVAAGIGG from the coding sequence ATGAATCAGATGTTGCAAGAGCCTGAAGTCCAATCCCAAACAGCCGAAGCCCATCACGTTCCTGACGTGCCCGAGCGTCCGCCGGCGCCGGTGCATCCGCGTTTCGTCAAGCCGCAGCGCATCGCCTTCGTGCAGTCGTCATGGCACCGCGACGTGGTCGAGGAATGCCGCATTGCCTTCCTCGAAGAGATCGAGGCGCGCCATATCACGCGCGCGCAGGTCGATCTGTTCGAGGTGCCGGGCTCGTTCGAGATCCCCTTGCATGCGCAACTGCTCGCCAAGACGCGGCGTTACACCGCGATCGTGGCCGCCGGCCTCGTGGTCGACGGCGGCATCTATCGCCATGAATTCGTCGCCGACACCGTGATCAAGGCGCTGATGGACGTGCAGCTCAGGACCGAGGTGCCGGTATTCTCGGCGGTGCTGACGCCGCAGCAATTCCATGAAAGCGCCGTGCACCACGAATTCTTCCGCAAGCATTTCGTCATCAAGGGCATCGAGGTCGCGGAAGCCTGCGCCAACACGCTGCACAGCCTGGAGCGGCTGCGCGGCCAAGTGGCAGCGGGGATTGGGGGGTAA
- a CDS encoding class I SAM-dependent methyltransferase: MDKAEFDRFADAYYEQHRENVAVTGEGPEYFAEYKIRQLRQIVDREQIGVSQICDFGSGIGNSIPFFRKYFPDAALTSSDVSERSLTLGKERYPGNGNYVLIEDSRIPCEAGAFDVAFSACVFHHIPHEEHVTWLKELRRITRPGGLIAIFEHNPLNPLTVHAVNTCPFDENARLIFARSLAKRLSAAGWASPRVQYNLFFPRGLARLRPLEAGLAWLPFGAQYVAFARKT; the protein is encoded by the coding sequence ATGGACAAGGCTGAATTTGATCGCTTTGCCGACGCCTATTACGAGCAGCATCGCGAGAATGTGGCGGTCACCGGCGAGGGCCCGGAATACTTCGCCGAATACAAGATCAGGCAGCTCCGGCAGATCGTCGATCGTGAGCAGATCGGCGTCTCGCAGATCTGCGATTTCGGCTCAGGGATCGGCAATTCGATTCCGTTCTTTCGAAAGTATTTTCCGGACGCTGCCCTGACATCGTCCGACGTCTCGGAGCGCAGCCTCACGCTGGGCAAGGAGCGTTACCCCGGCAATGGCAACTATGTTCTGATCGAGGACAGTCGCATTCCCTGCGAAGCCGGCGCGTTCGATGTTGCCTTCTCCGCTTGCGTGTTCCATCACATCCCCCACGAGGAGCATGTGACCTGGCTGAAGGAGCTGCGCCGGATCACGCGGCCGGGCGGCCTGATCGCGATCTTCGAGCACAATCCGCTGAACCCGCTGACGGTTCATGCGGTGAACACCTGCCCGTTCGACGAGAACGCCAGGCTGATTTTTGCGCGTAGCCTGGCGAAGCGATTGAGTGCCGCGGGATGGGCGTCGCCTCGCGTTCAATACAATCTGTTTTTCCCGCGCGGCCTCGCGCGGTTGCGCCCGCTCGAGGCCGGCCTTGCCTGGCTCCCGTTCGGTGCGCAATATGTAGCCTTCGCACGAAAGACGTAG
- a CDS encoding glycosyltransferase family 2 protein — MFLSIVVPCYNEEDGLREFHHQMTSAARALCGQRFELILVDDGSTDHTWKLINQLSAEDRNVVAVRLSRNHGHQLALTAGLSTVRGDLVLVIDADLQDPPELLTPMYEMMARESADVVYGLRRSRAGETRFKKKSAKAFYRLLARITRVHIPVDTGDFRLMSRRISDQLVQMPEHDRFIRGMVAWLGYKQVAYEYDRNPRFAGSTKYPLAKMIGFAADALISFSMVPLRIATYVGALLTTVLTFVGIGAVISWILSGTVPGWTSLTLLVVMISSVQLLVLGLIGEYVGRIYIQSKNRPLFVISHIHRRGRLPHHASDGEDHVEKATFKTLLAQSGPKPRSHAYDEAS; from the coding sequence ATGTTTCTGTCCATCGTTGTACCTTGCTACAACGAAGAAGACGGCTTGCGCGAATTTCACCACCAGATGACTTCAGCCGCGCGCGCGCTGTGCGGCCAGCGGTTCGAGCTGATCCTGGTCGATGACGGCTCGACCGACCACACCTGGAAGCTGATCAACCAGCTCTCGGCGGAAGACCGCAATGTCGTCGCGGTCCGGCTTTCCCGTAATCACGGACACCAACTGGCGCTGACGGCCGGGCTTTCCACCGTGCGCGGCGATCTGGTGCTGGTGATCGATGCCGACCTGCAGGATCCGCCGGAATTGCTGACGCCGATGTACGAGATGATGGCGCGCGAAAGCGCCGATGTCGTCTACGGCCTGCGCCGCAGCCGCGCCGGCGAAACCCGCTTCAAGAAGAAATCGGCCAAAGCCTTCTATCGCCTGCTCGCCAGGATCACGCGCGTTCATATCCCGGTCGATACTGGCGACTTCCGGCTGATGAGCCGCCGCATCTCCGACCAGCTCGTGCAGATGCCGGAGCATGACCGCTTCATCCGAGGGATGGTGGCCTGGCTCGGCTACAAGCAGGTCGCCTACGAGTACGACCGCAATCCGCGCTTCGCCGGCTCAACCAAATACCCGCTGGCGAAAATGATCGGCTTTGCCGCCGACGCGCTGATCAGCTTTTCGATGGTGCCGTTGCGGATCGCGACCTATGTCGGTGCACTCCTGACAACCGTTCTCACCTTTGTCGGCATCGGCGCCGTCATCAGCTGGATCCTGTCGGGCACCGTGCCTGGCTGGACCAGTTTGACGCTACTGGTCGTGATGATTTCGTCAGTCCAGCTCCTCGTGCTCGGGCTGATCGGGGAATATGTCGGACGCATCTATATCCAGTCCAAGAACCGCCCGCTGTTCGTGATCTCGCATATCCACCGTCGTGGGCGGCTGCCGCACCATGCGAGCGACGGCGAGGATCACGTCGAAAAAGCGACGTTCAAGACCTTGCTGGCCCAATCGGGGCCGAAGCCGCGCAGCCACGCCTACGACGAGGCCTCCTGA
- a CDS encoding class I SAM-dependent methyltransferase: protein MKAILNHPALYQAYQNAGGFFGARIKAIADYLTLRPGMRMIDIGCGPGHILRHLPEDIEYTGFDIYEAYIAYARRSFGHLGTFHCRHFDAAAAREFAGADVVMMNGVLHHIGDDGLQATLADIRDVLKEDGVLFTLDGCYREGQSRVAKWLLDNDRGEFVRDRDGYDRVLRRAFGKVNLAIRDDYSRVPYTFIIGVSQK, encoded by the coding sequence ATGAAGGCGATCCTGAACCATCCCGCGCTTTACCAGGCCTACCAGAACGCCGGCGGATTCTTTGGCGCCCGCATCAAGGCGATCGCCGATTACCTGACGTTGCGGCCGGGAATGCGGATGATCGACATCGGATGTGGGCCCGGCCATATCCTGCGCCATCTGCCCGAAGATATTGAATATACCGGCTTCGACATCTACGAGGCCTATATCGCCTATGCGAGGCGGTCGTTCGGCCATCTCGGCACGTTTCATTGCCGCCATTTCGACGCCGCAGCCGCCCGCGAATTCGCCGGCGCCGACGTCGTCATGATGAACGGCGTGCTGCATCACATCGGCGACGATGGCTTGCAGGCCACGCTTGCCGACATCCGCGACGTCCTCAAGGAAGACGGCGTCCTGTTCACGCTGGACGGCTGCTATCGCGAAGGGCAGTCTCGCGTCGCCAAATGGCTGCTCGACAATGACCGCGGCGAATTCGTCCGCGACCGCGATGGTTACGACCGGGTGCTTCGCCGCGCGTTTGGAAAAGTGAACCTCGCGATTCGCGACGATTACTCGCGCGTGCCATACACCTTCATCATCGGCGTATCGCAAAAGTAA
- a CDS encoding glycosyltransferase 87 family protein, with protein MTHAADVVGTDAARPADRARQTPILQINILVPMAIALGSLLAGAIYTWFAGEDVNWDWQNYHEYNVWAVINGRYGIDALPAGFQAYFNPTVYFPVYYLRHLLPPPYGLMIIGAVHGLNLLLIYFLVRVLLREAATASAIGAAILIAAVGPMTLSEVGTSFSDILAALPIVAGCILILSANGSHHGRYILAGLLIGAAVGLKLTNVVYALGAAAAVLVAARPLLATLCLGVGGLIGALATGGAWGLMLWREMGNPIFPLFNAVFQSKELVPMNIMDWQFMPRGLLDALAYPFYWLVGDNRSSEYPFRDARFAVAMVLIVLGIGRSLIARATIFSRRDVQFLLFFAVSYATWLALFAIQRYAIVLELLCAPLIVLLIARCMAAMPGAQSGRISAVPANSMMVATALCVALWSQPGDWFRRPWSDPYNPTISKLLEQPALYFLLDKPLAYVAPLLPPQSRFYQIADIAMPIMPDGEFDRRIRTALNNPLPGGAWELHTRGKPIRETLLERYGLRVDASRPCVEIEGAQLGTTIEACPLAARER; from the coding sequence GTGACACACGCCGCTGACGTTGTCGGCACGGATGCTGCAAGGCCCGCGGATCGGGCCCGGCAAACGCCAATCCTTCAGATCAATATTCTGGTGCCGATGGCCATCGCGCTCGGCTCGTTGCTGGCCGGCGCGATCTACACCTGGTTTGCCGGCGAGGACGTCAACTGGGATTGGCAAAACTATCACGAGTACAATGTCTGGGCCGTCATCAACGGCCGCTACGGCATCGATGCCTTGCCGGCCGGCTTTCAGGCCTACTTCAACCCGACCGTCTATTTCCCGGTTTACTATCTGCGCCATCTGCTGCCGCCACCCTACGGCCTGATGATCATCGGCGCGGTGCACGGCCTCAATCTGCTGCTCATCTATTTTCTCGTCCGCGTTCTGCTGCGGGAAGCGGCAACAGCCAGCGCGATCGGCGCAGCGATCCTGATTGCCGCTGTCGGACCAATGACGCTTTCGGAAGTGGGCACGAGCTTCTCCGACATTCTCGCCGCGCTTCCGATTGTTGCAGGCTGTATCTTGATCCTGTCGGCAAATGGATCGCATCACGGGCGCTATATCCTGGCCGGGCTGTTGATCGGTGCGGCCGTCGGTCTGAAGTTGACCAACGTCGTCTATGCGCTCGGCGCGGCTGCCGCCGTGCTGGTTGCGGCCCGGCCGCTGCTGGCAACGCTCTGTCTCGGAGTTGGCGGGCTGATCGGCGCACTCGCGACCGGCGGCGCCTGGGGCCTGATGCTCTGGCGCGAGATGGGCAATCCGATTTTCCCGCTCTTCAATGCCGTGTTCCAGTCAAAAGAACTGGTCCCGATGAACATCATGGACTGGCAGTTCATGCCCCGGGGTCTCCTCGATGCCCTGGCCTATCCCTTCTACTGGCTGGTCGGCGACAACAGGAGCTCGGAATATCCGTTCCGCGATGCGCGATTTGCGGTGGCGATGGTGTTGATCGTGCTCGGCATCGGCCGCTCACTCATCGCCCGCGCTACGATTTTCAGCCGACGCGATGTCCAGTTCCTGCTGTTCTTCGCCGTCTCCTATGCGACATGGCTCGCGCTGTTCGCGATTCAGCGTTACGCCATCGTGCTGGAGCTGTTATGCGCGCCGCTGATCGTCCTGCTGATTGCGCGCTGCATGGCCGCGATGCCGGGGGCACAGTCGGGCCGGATCTCCGCGGTGCCCGCCAATTCGATGATGGTCGCGACGGCGTTATGCGTGGCGTTGTGGTCGCAACCGGGCGACTGGTTCCGCCGCCCCTGGTCCGATCCGTACAACCCAACGATCTCGAAGCTGCTTGAGCAGCCGGCGCTCTATTTCCTTCTCGACAAGCCGCTGGCCTATGTCGCACCACTGCTGCCGCCGCAGTCGCGGTTTTATCAGATCGCCGACATTGCCATGCCCATCATGCCTGACGGCGAGTTCGACCGCCGCATTCGCACCGCGCTGAACAATCCACTGCCGGGCGGCGCATGGGAATTGCACACGCGCGGCAAGCCGATCCGCGAGACATTGCTGGAACGGTATGGTCTGCGGGTGGATGCTTCGCGACCGTGCGTCGAGATCGAAGGCGCGCAGCTCGGAACAACGATTGAGGCGTGTCCGCTGGCTGCGCGCGAGAGATAA
- a CDS encoding YbjN domain-containing protein produces MSLLESNFDSRNNPLAVVEDIAADNNWAFERSGEDEVTIASKGNWTDYQLSFTWMAEIEALHLASAFDMKIPPARRAEVQRLIAAINEQLWVGHFDIWTHTGMIMYRQALVLPGGLSASTAQCEVMLAGAIHACERYYPAFQFVVWAGKTATEAMSAAMFDTEGEA; encoded by the coding sequence ATGTCCCTCCTCGAAAGCAATTTTGATTCCCGGAACAACCCGCTCGCGGTGGTCGAGGATATTGCCGCAGATAACAACTGGGCGTTCGAGCGCTCCGGCGAAGACGAAGTCACGATCGCCTCCAAAGGGAACTGGACCGACTACCAGCTCTCCTTCACCTGGATGGCGGAGATCGAGGCACTGCACCTGGCCTCCGCCTTCGATATGAAGATTCCCCCCGCACGCCGCGCGGAAGTGCAGCGGCTGATCGCGGCGATCAACGAACAATTATGGGTCGGCCATTTCGACATCTGGACCCACACCGGCATGATCATGTACCGGCAAGCGCTGGTGCTGCCGGGCGGGCTGAGCGCCTCGACCGCGCAATGCGAGGTCATGCTGGCCGGCGCCATCCACGCCTGCGAGCGCTATTACCCCGCGTTCCAGTTCGTGGTCTGGGCCGGCAAGACCGCCACGGAAGCCATGAGCGCCGCCATGTTCGATACCGAGGGCGAGGCTTAG
- the proC gene encoding pyrroline-5-carboxylate reductase yields MSTTNALQNLHGTIALAGAGKMGGAMLTGWLAGGLDANRVIVVEPHPSDEIKALVAKGIRLNPKDAGTVDTLVMAVKPQTFREAGPALKSLVGAKTLVVSIMAGTTIAALEEVCGDVVVRAMPNTPAAIGRGITVAVSAKNVSAAQRATADALLRATGSVEWVEDESLMDAVTAVSGSGPAYVFLLAEELARAGVEAGLPVELATKLARETVAGSGELLYRSDLASATLRQNVTSPGGTTAAALEVLMAKDGLQPLMIRAIAAATKRSKELAK; encoded by the coding sequence ATGAGTACCACCAACGCACTTCAAAACCTCCACGGCACCATCGCGCTGGCCGGCGCGGGCAAGATGGGCGGAGCGATGCTGACCGGCTGGCTGGCCGGCGGTCTCGATGCGAACCGCGTGATTGTCGTCGAGCCTCACCCGTCCGACGAGATCAAGGCCCTCGTCGCCAAAGGTATCCGCCTCAACCCCAAGGACGCCGGCACGGTCGATACGCTGGTGATGGCGGTGAAGCCGCAGACGTTCCGCGAAGCGGGGCCGGCGCTGAAGTCCCTCGTCGGAGCGAAGACGCTCGTCGTCTCGATCATGGCAGGCACGACGATTGCGGCACTTGAAGAAGTCTGCGGCGACGTGGTGGTTCGCGCGATGCCGAACACGCCGGCCGCGATCGGCCGCGGCATCACAGTTGCAGTATCAGCAAAAAATGTCAGCGCCGCGCAGCGCGCCACGGCCGATGCGCTGCTGCGCGCCACCGGCTCGGTCGAGTGGGTCGAGGACGAAAGCCTGATGGATGCGGTGACCGCCGTATCCGGCTCCGGCCCGGCCTACGTGTTCCTGCTCGCCGAAGAACTCGCACGCGCCGGCGTCGAGGCCGGCCTGCCGGTGGAGCTTGCGACAAAGCTCGCGCGCGAGACCGTCGCGGGCTCCGGCGAATTGCTGTACCGCTCGGACCTTGCTTCGGCCACGCTGCGTCAGAACGTCACCTCGCCCGGCGGCACCACCGCGGCCGCCCTCGAGGTGCTGATGGCCAAGGACGGCCTGCAGCCGCTGATGATCCGCGCGATCGCCGCGGCAACGAAGCGCTCGAAGGAATTGGCGAAGTAG
- a CDS encoding thioesterase family protein, producing the protein MDARDFIKIGMSAERTLVVPPERTVGHFVPDMPMVYATPMMILEMEMAASDAIRSHLQPGWITVGTEVDIRHLGASLVGATVRVTGKVAAVERRVIRFEVEAFEGQRKIGDGRHARGLVNVETFTKRLAGK; encoded by the coding sequence ATGGACGCACGCGACTTCATTAAAATCGGCATGAGCGCGGAACGGACGCTGGTTGTGCCGCCCGAGCGCACCGTCGGGCATTTCGTGCCTGATATGCCGATGGTCTATGCGACGCCGATGATGATCCTGGAAATGGAGATGGCGGCGAGCGACGCCATCCGTAGCCATCTTCAGCCCGGCTGGATCACGGTTGGCACCGAAGTCGACATCCGCCACCTCGGCGCGTCGCTGGTTGGTGCGACGGTGCGCGTTACGGGAAAGGTCGCAGCAGTCGAGCGCCGCGTGATCCGCTTTGAGGTCGAAGCCTTCGAGGGCCAACGCAAGATCGGCGACGGCCGCCATGCCCGCGGCCTCGTCAATGTCGAGACGTTTACAAAAAGACTTGCGGGGAAGTAG
- a CDS encoding tautomerase family protein, with amino-acid sequence MPEITVSMAAGRTDEQKAGMMRDITQALVKNLGVDADAVVIQINEAPLAHKMKGGKTFVERAAAAAEAKK; translated from the coding sequence ATGCCTGAGATTACTGTGAGCATGGCTGCTGGCCGCACCGACGAGCAGAAGGCCGGCATGATGCGCGACATCACCCAGGCGCTGGTCAAGAATCTCGGGGTCGATGCCGATGCGGTCGTGATCCAGATCAACGAAGCGCCATTGGCCCACAAAATGAAGGGCGGCAAGACCTTTGTGGAGCGCGCCGCGGCGGCTGCGGAAGCGAAGAAGTAG
- a CDS encoding YegJ family protein, protein MTSTHSKFSKSLVLVAAMAIFAFLGVPKTNVSAQDRSPVIDLSSANAEMNAAIAKGRATLPTFWASYDAPKPSETGHSLKVRFPNPKNNGEHIWMVDVKKIADGRYSGRFGNVPRDLPGRRAGDVAEFKEADISDWMFMRNGKIVGGETIRPLLKSLPKADADALRARLENP, encoded by the coding sequence ATGACCTCGACCCACTCAAAATTTTCCAAAAGCCTGGTGCTGGTCGCCGCCATGGCGATCTTCGCGTTTCTTGGTGTCCCCAAAACGAACGTCAGCGCCCAGGATCGCTCCCCGGTGATCGATCTTAGCTCTGCCAACGCGGAGATGAATGCCGCGATCGCAAAGGGACGGGCCACACTACCGACGTTCTGGGCCTCCTACGACGCGCCAAAACCGTCGGAGACCGGTCACTCCCTCAAGGTGCGCTTTCCGAATCCGAAAAATAATGGCGAGCACATCTGGATGGTCGATGTGAAGAAGATCGCGGACGGCCGTTATTCGGGGAGGTTCGGCAATGTGCCGCGCGATTTGCCGGGCAGGCGGGCAGGGGACGTAGCCGAGTTCAAGGAAGCCGACATCTCGGACTGGATGTTCATGCGGAACGGAAAGATCGTCGGCGGCGAGACCATCCGGCCGCTTTTGAAATCATTGCCGAAGGCCGACGCCGATGCCCTTCGCGCGAGGCTGGAAAACCCTTAA
- a CDS encoding branched-chain amino acid aminotransferase — translation MGVSFDKIDGVIWYDGRLVPWADANVHILTHGLHYASCVFEGERAYGGKAFKSAEHSERLKASANILDFEIPYSVAEIDAAKQLVIDKNNLPDAYLRPIAWRGSEMMGVSAPTNTIHLAIAAWDWPSYFDPAEKLKGIRMCMAEYRRPDPATIPAMAKASGLYMICTISKHKAERAGYADAMMLDWQGRVAECTGANVFFVKDGKIHTPIADCFLAGITRATAIDLASRRGLEVIERRIMPEELDGFTECFITGTAAEVTPVSEIAQWKFTPGKISEQLMADYAAEVQPKGTAAAAA, via the coding sequence ATGGGAGTTTCGTTCGACAAGATCGATGGCGTCATCTGGTACGATGGCAGGCTGGTGCCGTGGGCTGATGCGAATGTTCACATCCTGACCCATGGCCTGCACTATGCGAGCTGCGTGTTCGAGGGCGAGCGCGCCTATGGCGGCAAGGCTTTCAAGAGCGCCGAGCATTCCGAGCGGCTGAAGGCCTCGGCCAATATTCTCGACTTCGAGATTCCGTACTCGGTGGCCGAAATCGACGCTGCCAAGCAATTGGTCATCGACAAGAACAATCTGCCCGACGCCTATCTGCGCCCGATCGCCTGGCGCGGTTCGGAGATGATGGGTGTGTCAGCTCCGACCAACACCATCCATCTCGCCATCGCCGCCTGGGATTGGCCGAGCTATTTCGATCCGGCCGAGAAGCTGAAGGGCATCCGGATGTGCATGGCCGAATATCGGCGGCCAGATCCGGCGACGATCCCGGCGATGGCGAAGGCGTCCGGCCTCTACATGATCTGCACCATCAGTAAGCACAAGGCGGAGCGCGCCGGCTATGCGGACGCCATGATGCTGGACTGGCAGGGCCGGGTGGCCGAATGCACCGGCGCCAACGTCTTCTTCGTCAAGGACGGCAAGATCCACACGCCGATCGCCGACTGCTTCCTCGCCGGCATCACCCGCGCCACCGCGATCGACCTGGCCAGTCGCCGCGGCCTTGAGGTGATCGAGCGCCGCATCATGCCGGAGGAACTCGACGGCTTCACCGAGTGCTTCATCACCGGCACTGCCGCCGAAGTGACGCCGGTCTCTGAGATCGCGCAGTGGAAATTCACCCCCGGCAAGATCTCCGAGCAGTTGATGGCGGATTATGCCGCCGAAGTGCAGCCGAAGGGCACCGCCGCCGCGGCGGCGTGA
- a CDS encoding branched-chain amino acid aminotransferase produces MSLKFEIRPAANPTPEKERAAKLVDPGFGRIFTDHMAIVRYNQANGWHDARVESRANFPLDPATAVLHYAQEIFEGLKAYKRDNGVNLFRPDANARRFNSSAERMAMAPLPEVIFIEAVEQLVRIDSAWIPGGEGSLYLRPFMIASEIFLGVKPSAEYIFAVIASPVGSYFKGGPAPVSIWVSENYTRAAIGGTGAVKCGGNYAASLRAQAEAIEHGCDQVVFLDAIERRYIEELGGMNVFFVFDDGSLLTPPLGTILPGITRDSIIALAKDSGTPVREELYTIEQWRADAASGKLKEAFACGTAAVISPIGKVCSASGDFQISGGVAGPVAMGLRKKLVDIQYGRAADPHDWIRKVL; encoded by the coding sequence ATGAGTTTGAAATTCGAAATCCGGCCTGCGGCGAATCCAACTCCTGAAAAGGAGCGCGCGGCCAAGCTCGTGGACCCGGGCTTCGGTCGGATTTTCACCGATCACATGGCCATCGTCCGCTACAATCAGGCGAACGGCTGGCATGACGCGCGGGTCGAATCCCGCGCGAATTTTCCCCTCGATCCGGCCACGGCCGTCCTGCACTACGCGCAGGAGATTTTCGAAGGCCTCAAGGCCTACAAGCGCGACAACGGCGTGAACCTGTTCCGCCCCGACGCCAACGCGAGGCGCTTTAACAGTTCGGCTGAGCGCATGGCCATGGCGCCGCTACCCGAGGTTATCTTCATCGAAGCGGTCGAGCAGCTCGTGCGCATCGACAGCGCCTGGATACCTGGCGGCGAGGGCAGTCTCTATTTGCGGCCCTTCATGATCGCGAGCGAGATATTCCTCGGCGTGAAGCCATCGGCGGAATACATCTTCGCCGTCATCGCCTCGCCGGTCGGCTCCTATTTCAAGGGCGGACCTGCGCCGGTGTCGATCTGGGTGTCGGAGAACTACACGCGCGCCGCGATCGGCGGCACCGGCGCCGTCAAATGCGGCGGCAATTACGCCGCGAGCCTGCGCGCGCAGGCCGAGGCCATCGAGCACGGCTGCGATCAGGTGGTTTTTCTCGACGCGATCGAGCGCCGCTACATCGAGGAACTCGGCGGCATGAACGTCTTCTTCGTGTTTGACGACGGCTCGCTGCTGACACCGCCGCTCGGCACGATCCTCCCGGGCATCACCCGCGATTCAATCATCGCGCTCGCGAAGGATTCCGGCACGCCCGTGCGCGAGGAACTCTACACGATCGAGCAGTGGCGCGCGGATGCCGCCAGCGGCAAGCTGAAAGAGGCGTTCGCCTGCGGCACCGCGGCCGTCATCTCGCCGATCGGCAAGGTGTGTTCGGCGAGTGGCGATTTTCAGATCAGCGGCGGCGTCGCCGGGCCTGTGGCCATGGGGCTGCGCAAGAAGCTCGTGGATATCCAGTACGGTCGCGCAGCGGACCCGCACGACTGGATCCGAAAGGTCCTGTGA
- a CDS encoding MarR family winged helix-turn-helix transcriptional regulator, producing MRWDIIELLFFAYRDFVGDADQELEAFGFGRAHHRVMHFVYRYPGLKVADLLDVLRITKQSLGRVLKQLLDEGYIIQKTGNNDRRQRLLYATPKGEALVAKLAGLQTDRITRALRDINPEGVAAISAFLRAMIDRDDPDKVLEAIFGIGSKKPRE from the coding sequence ATGCGTTGGGACATTATCGAACTGCTGTTCTTCGCCTACCGCGACTTCGTCGGCGACGCCGACCAAGAGCTTGAGGCCTTCGGGTTCGGCCGCGCCCATCACCGCGTGATGCATTTCGTCTACCGCTACCCCGGCCTCAAGGTCGCCGACCTCCTGGACGTGTTGCGGATCACCAAGCAGTCGCTTGGCCGGGTGCTCAAGCAGCTGCTGGACGAGGGCTACATCATCCAGAAGACCGGCAATAACGACCGCCGGCAGCGCCTTCTTTACGCCACCCCGAAGGGCGAAGCGTTGGTGGCAAAGCTCGCAGGGCTGCAGACCGATCGCATCACCCGCGCGCTCCGGGACATCAATCCCGAAGGCGTCGCGGCGATCAGCGCGTTCCTGCGCGCGATGATCGATCGCGACGACCCCGACAAGGTGTTGGAGGCGATCTTCGGGATCGGCAGCAAGAAGCCAAGGGAGTGA
- a CDS encoding response regulator transcription factor: MIVPQGATIAAATTSAPRQLADDAPHLLLVDDDRRIRDLLSRFLTGEGYRVTTASSAGDARAKLLGLHFDLLILDVMMPGETGFDLARFIRTSSSVPIIMLTARHEAEARIEGLQIGADDYVAKPFEPRELILRIGNILKRSAPPPVEALEQIAFGPYVFHLDRGELRQGEDIIHLTDREREMLRILAASPGETVPRAALTGGGTVNERAVDVQINRLRRKIERDPANPLFLQAARGIGYRLVASP; this comes from the coding sequence GTGATCGTGCCGCAAGGAGCAACCATCGCTGCAGCCACCACGAGCGCGCCGCGGCAACTGGCTGATGACGCCCCGCATCTGCTCTTGGTCGACGACGACCGCCGTATCCGCGATCTGTTGTCGCGGTTTCTGACCGGCGAGGGTTATCGCGTCACGACCGCCTCGAGCGCGGGCGACGCGCGCGCCAAACTGCTCGGCCTGCATTTCGACCTCCTGATCCTCGACGTCATGATGCCCGGCGAAACCGGGTTCGACCTGGCGCGGTTCATTCGCACCTCCTCCTCGGTGCCGATCATCATGCTGACGGCGCGCCACGAGGCGGAGGCGCGGATCGAGGGCCTGCAGATCGGCGCCGACGATTATGTTGCGAAGCCGTTCGAGCCGCGCGAACTGATCTTGAGGATCGGCAATATCCTCAAGCGCTCCGCGCCACCGCCGGTGGAGGCGCTGGAGCAGATCGCGTTCGGCCCTTACGTTTTCCATCTCGATCGTGGCGAACTGCGCCAGGGCGAGGACATCATTCACCTGACCGACCGCGAACGCGAAATGCTGCGCATTCTGGCCGCCAGTCCCGGCGAAACGGTGCCGCGCGCGGCGCTGACCGGCGGCGGCACGGTGAACGAGCGCGCGGTCGACGTGCAGATCAACCGCCTGCGGCGCAAGATCGAGCGCGATCCCGCCAATCCGCTGTTCCTGCAGGCGGCGCGCGGCATCGGCTATCGCCTGGTTGCGTCGCCCTGA